Proteins found in one Carassius auratus strain Wakin chromosome 12, ASM336829v1, whole genome shotgun sequence genomic segment:
- the LOC113111924 gene encoding probable JmjC domain-containing histone demethylation protein 2C isoform X2: MVVGKRFLCVSGEEPLEPAHIASWSWRTGVIRAVTHRDHDNPELTVYVEFDDLEWDKREWVKVYEDFQIFLLEHQLVWAKRKEGAQLQGTKAKQIQWPALTFKPLVGKTVLGSITAIEFFSDRHLDFLTDEGAYQPYQDELDSLSPVFRDYPHLHEEVKAWVKDQKVQEIFMQGPYSLNGYRVRVYRQDSATQWFTGIITHHDLFSRTMVVMNDQVLEPQNVDPSMVQMTFLDDVVHSLLKGENIGITSRRRSRSSQNSNTAHTTGGRPSGSTGITQGHYTRAQANSPRPVMNSSGSTPKQASQAQQQQSQHAQQQLSQQHQQQQSSPGQQRGSRSSRRKGSDSSVPDEEKIKDEKSDSGGKDSSKNKSKQTNKRRKADEEDKKGGLKRLKTETSDLSESSDSENSNKRSIDSSSEPSSENELKCKSTSKVPEEEKSQGSKPVDELSVINRLSPWDEMQDKKSSKPVAVEVAQLAESERSEERRSPLPPPASCTQNQSSGLTEVQSCIVEMKSTVKNLPKDHYGAGTPQTHMPKCVIDITEDANTQSSSRENSEAVSALLASQKCDAYVPESRHLVLNASHSECRMPDGEQQQNARSVGSKIELTPSEVIRPVTSVSESAALGERGKLQQQYTSMVIKNALLTEDIKKTNKLSPSPDLPKPKSNSSPDILKPKCNPSPAKTHSVHESSKPKPNTSPEVSKHKPRHPENPPTTSHLPLKPEPDIPRSSFKPVPARGGPSESRKSPLVDKNEPFMVYRDPALVRPESNSNHMSYLHPHLHPLHGSSHATCLTPNSHHPSHLLHSSPMSHSVHHPHLLPSVLPTIPSASLLGSHTRLDSPGLGHLALAHHHSHQQQQFLQQQPPPPLLAQTHGGASYNQLGLYPIIWQYPNGTHSYPTGYKWVHPENAVNSDPSLRRNTSSPWLRQSTPVTSADSMGILSHVPGRPASADPHRPIKISSHSSPPLSKTPGELHKEDQEKNVFGDPMRSMANAHLKQEPDRSRTPTNKELHRFYMESSHSKQQLPPRMPQGGPDRTSKYKEENRRILRESIEMAPFTAKICAGETERESYPRISSQPKSHEKEVEHSVADLYKYKHSVSQSLPQTNYFTTLSNSVVNEPPRLFQSKDLNPYFDKAPAASSLGSLGSYNSSHTKSLSKPPPLIKHQPEGEGLVGKITEQLSQQAPIHSFSTSVVTVSERCSPAISPSSQPKGMPALRRAPVFHPPTQQALDRKEGVYGRLSPPTLTPIQPVSSAGKVSEQQKPPTLLPELRDEKSGAELGSANSCHSGREAKSHENVAWYSENSQGKPQAAMASVIVRPSTCIKYDGLPGPKMVPKEQLGSRLFTGRTQADCLKVAESRESGRVILPNTNLENPSEQYYKNLVRASQGVIPSSVAVVANSLCNNRTNEAIAAANSTFSMQIHNGADLSFSISGASGSSRLESSASKSHPPTVVESQEGGLRTTSPSAHPQASSAGPTQAYSRNFVHLKKAKAALAAAQSRGSSSASESESGSIRSSQDSPTIPQDSSTHSNPASKASPVPNGQPALVCQSNYHKLKKAWLTRHSEEDKNTNKSEKGGNAISELIKPCSVNLIAPASSDVDLGKESKGQEDKLSQEDRKTRRTPKRPYESGSESGDDSDSSESKLEQRTKRQPKPTYKKKQNDMQKRKGDNEKEEDELKPNGIFRSAKEKTKLKLASTNGIPRSVLKDWRKVKKLKQTGESFLQDDSCSEIGANLQKCRECRSIRTKKGEESAHSPVFCRFYHFRRLTYSKNGVIRIDGFSAPDQYDEEALGLWAPEVYEENNLDLETSKYILSYIGDKFCQLVMTENTASTWIKKDAKIAWKRAVRGVRESCDACEATLFNIHWVCQKCGFVVCLDCYKAKERKSSKDKELYAWLKCVKGQPHDHKHLMPTQIIPGTVLTDLVNAMHMLREKYSIKSHCSCAWKQNTLYNKLPSTNGVSQVLQNVLNHSNKISLCKPEGGQQNSSLKVEANGGSSPASDTSTESKFTPPESQSPLHFLADLAEQKSREEKKENKESVVGKIKEEKDQSEALESLHSKASSLEQGSTLRDLLTTTAGKLRLGSTDAGIAFAPVYSTASQIVKSGRSMPNILDDIIASVVENKIPAGRGTKLNLKHEPLEEPKAERKKAVEEPPKLYAEIPHCWLYERRLLWLKDHRNNNNWKLFRECWRQGQPVLVSGVHRKLNASLWRAESFNQEFADHQGDLLNCKDGVVSNSGVKEFWDGFEDLTKRPKSKDGETVVYRLKDWPSGEEFMALMPSRYDDLMKNLPMPEYSDPEGNLNLASHLPSFFVRPDLGPRLCCAYGVAASQEQDFGTANLHMEVSDIISVLVYVGVAKGNGVLSKTGVLKRLEEEDLDDSVKKRLKDSSETPGALWHIYTSKDGEKIKEFLHKVAKEQGVEIPADHDPIREPGWYLSRKLRQRLMEEYAIQGWTVVQFLGDSVLIPAGALHQVQNLHSCVQVINDFVSPEHVVHSFHLTQELRSSKEEINYEDKLQVKNIFYHCVKNAVGTLKRSCAEEEEEANS; the protein is encoded by the exons GTCCTTATTCGTTGAATGGCTACCGTGTACGAGTTTACAGACAGGACTCAGCCACCCAGTGGTTCACGGGCATCATCACCCATCACGATCTCTTCAGCCGCACTATGGTTGTCATGAATGATCAG GTACTAGAGCCTCAGAACGTTGACCCCTCCATGGTACAGATGACCTTTCTGGATGATGTGGTCCATTCTTTACTAAAAGGAGAGAACATTGGTATCACTTCACGACGCAGGTCTCGTTCTAGCCAGAACAGCAACACTGCCCAC ACCACAGGAGGGAGACCAAGCGGCTCTACAGGAATCACTCAG ggTCATTACACACGTGCCCAGGCCAATAGCCCCAGACCCGTGATGAATTCCTCTGGCTCCACCCCCAAACAGGCCTCTCAGGCTCAGCAGCAACAATCCCAGCATGCTCAGCAGCAGCTGTCTCAGcaacaccagcagcagcagtCCTCACCAGGTCAACAACGTGGCTCACGATCTTCACGTCGGAAAGGCTCCGACAGTAGTGTTCCAGATGAGGAGAAGATCAAAGATGAAAAATCAGACAGTGGAGGAAAAG ATTCTTCTAAAAACAAAAGCAAGCAGACAAACAAGAGGAGGAAAGCAGATGAAGAGGACAAGAAGGGTGGCCTCAAGCGGCTCAAAACAGAGACTTCTGACCTTTCTGAGAGCAGTGACTCTGAGAACTCAAATAAGCGGAGCATAGACTCTTCATCGGAGCCCAGTTCAGAGAATGAGCTCAAATGCAAGAGCACTTCAAAAGTTCCGGAAGAGGAGAAGTCCCAGGGATCCAAGCCTGTGGATGAGTTGAGTGTAATCAACAGGCTATCTCCCTGGGATGAGATGCAGGATAAAAAAAGCAGCAAGCCAGTGGCCGTGGAGGTGGCTCAGCTGGCAGAGAGCGAGAGGTCAGAAGAAAGGAGATCTCCGCTGCCTCCTCCGGCCTCCTGTACACAAAACCAATCCTCTGGACTGACAGAGGTCCAAAGCTGTATTGTCGAGATGAAAAGCACTGTGAAAAACCTTCCCAAGGACCATTATGGCGCAGGAACACCTCAGACGCACATGCCCAAGTGTGTGATTGATATCACAGAGGATGCCAACACGCAGTCTAGTTCTAGAGAGAACTCTGAGGCCGTATCAGCCCTGCTGGCATCACAGAAGTGTGATGCTTATGTCCCTGAATCCAGACATTTGGTGCTAAACGCTTCCCACTCAGAGTGCAGGATGCCGGATGGCGAGCAGCAGCAGAATGCTCGCAGCGTAGGCAGTAAAATCGAATTAACGCCCTCTGAGGTCATAAGGCCGGTGACATCAGTGAGTGAGTCAGCGGCCCTGGGCGAAAGAGGGAAGCTCCAGCAGCAGTACACATCTATGGTTATTAAAAATGCCCTGTTAACTGAGGACATCAAGAAAACCAATAAACTTAGTCCTTCCCCTGACCTGCCCAAACCTAAGTCCAACTCATCCCCTGACATTCTTAAGCCCAAGTGCAATCCTTCACCTGCAAAAACCCACAGCGTTCATGAATCCTCCAAGCCCAAACCAAATACATCCCCTGAGGTGTCCAAACATAAACCGCGTCACCCTGAAAACCCACCTACAACAAGCCACTTGCCACTCAAACCCGAGCCAGACATACCCCGCTCTAGTTTTAAGCCTGTACCAGCCCGAGGGGGGCCGTCAGAATCAAGGAAAAGCCCACTTGTCGACAAAAATGAGCCTTTTATGGTGTACCGAGATCCTGCGTTGGTGCGTCCTGAATCAAATAGCAACCACATGAGTTACCTGCACCCACACCTGCATCCACTACATGGTTCTTCTCATGCCACGTGTCTCACGCCCAACTCGCACCACCCATCCCACCTCCTCCATTCTTCCCCCATGAGCCACTCTGTGCACCACCCACACCTTCTGCCCTCCGTACTGCCCACAATTCCATCAGCCTCTCTTCTGGGCAGCCATACACGGCTGGACTCCCCTGGACTTGGGCACTTGGCTCTGGCCCACCACCATTCCCACCAGCAGCAGCAGTTCCTCCAGCAGCAGCCACCCCCACCCCTGTTGGCCCAAACGCATGGAGGTGCCTCATATAACCAGCTCGGCCTCTATCCAATCATCTGGCAATACCCAAATGGTACCCACTCCTATCCAACTGGATACAAGTGGGTACATCCTGAAAATGCTGTCAATTCAGACCCCAGCCTACGGAGG AACACTTCCAGCCCCTGGCTGCGCCAGTCTACCCCTGTAACCTCAGCAGACAGCATGGGGATTTTGAGCCATGTGCCAGGCAGACCAGCCAGTGCAGACCCTCATCGACCCATCAAGATCAGCTCACACTCCAGCCCGCCGCTCTCTAAAACCCCTGGAGAGCTCCACAAAGA AGATCAGGAGAAGAATGTGTTTGGGGACCCTATGCGTAGCATGGCTAATGCTCACCTTAAGCAAGAGCCAGACCGCAGCCGGACGCCTACCAACAAGGAGCTGCACCGTTTCTACATGGAGTCCTCCCACAGCAAGCAGCAACTACCACCACGCATGCCTCAGGGGGGGCCAGACCGTACCAGCAAATATAAGGAAGAAAACCGCCGCATTCTTAGAGAGAGCATTGAAATGGCCCCCTTCACTGCCAAGATCTGTGCTGGAGAGACCGAGCGTGAATCCTACCCCCGAATTTCATCCCAGCCCAAAAGCCATGAGAAAGAAGTAGAGCACTCTGTGGCTGATCTGTACAAGTACAAACACTCTGTATCTCAGTCCCTCCCTCAAACCAACTACTTCACCACTCTATCTAATAGTGTTGTAAATGAGCCACCACGACTTTTCCAATCCAAAGATCTCAATCCGTACTTTGACAAAGCACCCGCAGCCTCTAGCCTGGGCTCCTTGGGCTCGTACAACTCTAGTCACACCAAGTCTTTGTCGAAGCCTCCCCCTCTCATTAAGCACCAGCCAGAGGGAGAGGGACTGGTGGGCAAGATCACCGAACAACTCAGTCAACAAGCACCCATACACTCATTCAGTACCTCAGTGGTGACGGTCAGTGAACGCTGCAGCCCGGCTATCTCTCCCTCCAGTCAGCCAAAAGGCATGCCAGCCTTGCGTAGAGCGCCGGTCTTTCATCCGCCCACCCAGCAGGCGCTTGACCGCAAGGAGGGGGTCTATGGTCGCCTTTCCCCACCTACACTTACCCCCATACAGCCCGTCAGCTCAGCGGGGAAGGTGTCAGAACAGCAGAAGCCGCCCACCCTGCTCCCAGAGCTCAGGGATGAGAAAAGTGGAGCCGAGCTGGGCTCGGCCAATTCCTGCCATTCTGGCAGGGAAGCAAAGAGCCACGAGAACGTGGCCTGGTATTCAGAGAATAGCCAAGGGAAGCCACAGGCAGCCATGGCATCTGTTATTGTCCGCCCTTCTACTTGCATAAAATATGATGGCTTGCCAGGTCCCAAGATGGTCCCCAAAGAGCAACTCGGTAGCAGATTGTTCACTGGCCGCACTCAAGCAGACTGCCTGAAAGTGGCCGAGAGTAGGGAATCTGGGAGAGTCATCCTACCAAACACGAATTTGGAGAATCCCAGTGAACAGTACTACAAAAACCTGGTTAGAGCGTCACAGGGTGTCATTCCCAGCTCAGTGGCAGTTGTTGCCAATTCTTTGTGCAACAATAGGACTAATGAAGCCATTGCTGCTGCCAACAGCACGTTTAGCATGCAGATCCACAATGGAGCAGATCTGTCATTCTCCATCTCTGGCGCTAGTGGTAGTAGCAGACTGGAAAGCTCTGCTTCCAAAAGCCACCCTCCCACTGTTGTTGAGTCACAGGAGGGAGGCTTGAGAACCACCTCCCCTAGTGCGCACCCTCAGGCCAGCTCTGCTGGCCCCACACAGGCCTACTCAAGGAACTTTGTTCACCTGAAGAAGGCCAAAGCAGCTCTGGCTGCGGCTCAGTCTCGTGGCTCCAGTAGCGCTTCAGAGAGTGAAAGCGGTAGCATCAGATCCTCTCAGGACTCGCCCACCATCCCCCAGGATAGTTCCACGCACAGCAATCCGGCCAGCAAAGCCAGCCCGGTGCCCAATGGACAGCCAGCGCTGGTGTGCCAGTCAAACTATCACAAGCTCAAGAAAGCCTGGCTCACGCGACACTCGGAGGaggacaaaaacacaaacaaatctgAAAAAGGTGGGAATGCCATTTCTGAGCTAATTAAACCATGCTCCGTCAACTTGATTGCCCCTGCATCTAGTGATGTGGATCTGGGCAAGGAAAGCAAAGGACAAGAGGACAAGCTGTCCCAGGAGGACAGAAAGACACGCCGTACCCCCAAGCGCCCATATGAATCGGGCTCGGAGAGCGGCGATGACTCAGACTCTAGTGAGAGCAAGCTTGAACAAAGGACTAAAAGGCAACCCAAGCCCACTTACAAAAAGAAGCAGAACGACATGCAGAAAAGGAAAGGAGACAATGAGAAAGAGGAGGACGAGTTAAAGCCAAATGGTATTTTCCGGAGTGCTAAGGAAAAAACTAAACTCAAGCTGGCCAGTACCA ATGGCATTCCCCGGTCAGTACTGAAGGACTGGAGGAAGGTAAAGAAGCTAAAGCAGACGGGTGAGTCCTTCCTGCAGGACGACTCGTGCTCTGAAATCGGGGCCAATTTACAGAAGTGCAGGGAGTGCCGCTCAATCCGCACCAAGAAAGGAGAGGAGTCTGCCCATTCACCTGTCTTCTGCCGCTTCTACCACTTCCGCCG CCTCACATACAGTAAGAATGGAGTGATCCGGATTGATGGTTTCTCTGCTCCTGATCAATATGATGAAGAGGCGCTCGGTCTCTGGGCCCCAGAGGTTTATGAAGAAAACAACCTGGACCTGGAGACTTCCAAATACATCCTCAGCTACATTGGAGACAAATTCTGTCAACTTGTTATGACTGAGAATACAGCAAGTACTTGGATAAAGAAAGATG CCAAGATAGCTTGGAAGAGAGCAGTGCGCGGAGTGAGAGAGAGCTGCGACGCATGTGAAGCCACATTGTTTAACATTCACTGGGTCTGCCAAAAATGTGGATTTGTGGTGTGTTTGGACTGTTACAAGGCCAAGGAGAGGAAGAGCTCCAAAG ATAAAGAGCTGTACGCCTGGTTGAAGTGTGTCAAGGGACAGCCTCATGATCACAAGCACCTGATGCCTACACAGATCATTCCAGGAACTG tTCTAACGGACTTGGTGAACGCTATGCACATGCTCAGGGAGAAGTACAGCATTAAATCACACTGCTCCTGTGCTTGGAAGCAGAACACCCTCTACAACAAGCTGCCGTCCACCAATGGCGTCTCCCAG GTGTTACAAAACGTGCTAAATCACAGCAACAAGATCTCTCTGTGTAAGCCTGAGGGAGGCCAGCAGAACTCCTCTCTGAAGGTAGAGGCCAACGGAGGGAGCAGTCCCGCCAGTGACACCAGCACCGAAAGCAAGTTCACCCCACCTGAGTCCCAATCGCCTCTGCACTTCCTGGCCGATCTGGCCGAGCAGAAATCCCGGGAGGAAAAGAAGG AAAATAAGGAGTCAGTTGTTGGAAAGATAAAGGAGGAGAAGGATCAGTCAGAAGCTTTGGAGTCTCTGCACAGTAAAGCATCTTCCCTGGAGCAGGGATCAACCCTTCGAGACCTCCTCACCACCACCGCAGGCAAGCTGCGCCTGGGCTCCACTGATGCGGGCATCGCATTCGCTCCTGTGTACTCCACTGCCTCACAG ATTGTCAAGAGTGGCCGCAGCATGCCCAACATCCTGGATGACATCATCGCCTCTGTGGTGGAAAACAAGATCCCGGCAGGCCGTGGCACCAAGCTGAACCTGAAGCATGAGCCTCTGGAGGAGCCCAAAGCTGAGAGAAAGAAAGCAGTGGAAGAACCGCCCAAACTATATGCTGAGATCCCGCACTGCTGGCTGTACGAGCGCCGGCTGCTCTGGCTCAAAGACCAccgcaacaacaacaactggaAACTCTTCAGGGAGTGCTGGAGACAAGGACAG CCGGTGCTGGTCTCTGGGGTGCACAGGAAGCTCAACGCCAGCTTGTGGAGGGCAGAATCCTTCAACCAAGAGTTTGCTGACCACCAGGGAGACCTCTTGAACTGCAAGGATGGAGTCGTGTCCAACTCAGGCGTCAAAGAATTCTGGGACGGCTTTGAAGATCTCACGA AGCGGCCCAAGTCTAAAGATGGAGAAACCGTGGTGTATCGACTGAAAGACTGGCCTTCAGGGGAAGAGTTTATGGCTTTGATGCCCTCCAG GTATGATGACCTCATGAAAAACCTCCCAATGCCTGAGTATTCAGACCCCGAGGGGAACCTCAACCTGGCATCCCATCTGCCCTCCTTCTTTGTGCGGCCAGACCTGGGTCCGCGCCTCTGCTGCGCTTACG GTGTGGCGGCATCTCAGGAGCAGGACTTTGGCACCGCTAACCTGCACATGGAGGTGTCGGACATCATCAGCGTGTTGGTTTATGTAGGAGTGGCCAAAGGGAATGGTGTCCTCTCCAAAACGG GAGTGCTAAAGAGGCTGGAGGAGGAAGATCTGGATGACAGCGTGAAGAAAAGATTAAAGGACTCCAGCGAGACTCCCGGAGCCTTGTGGCACATCTACACGAGCAAAGATGGCGAGAAGATTAAAGAGTTCCTGCACAAg GTGGCTAAAGAGCAGGGCGTGGAGATCCCAGCGGATCACGACCCCATCCGTGAGCCAGGCTGGTACTTGAGCCGTAAGCTGCGTCAGCGGCTGATGGAAGAATACGCCATCCAGGGCTGGACTGTGGTGCAGTTTCTGGGAGATTCAGTCCTGATCCCTGCTGGAGCTCTGCACCAG GTGCAGAACCTGCACAGCTGCGTCCAGGTGATCAATGACTTCGTCTCTCCGGAGCACGTGGTGCATTCGTTCCACTTGACCCAGGAACTCAGATCCTCCAAAGAGGAAATCAACTATGAAGATAAGCTACAG GTCAAGAACATCTTTTACCACTGCGTGAAGAATGCCGTGGGAACATTAAAGAGGAGCTgtgcagaggaagaggaggaggcgaACTCATGA